A DNA window from Phoenix dactylifera cultivar Barhee BC4 chromosome 13, palm_55x_up_171113_PBpolish2nd_filt_p, whole genome shotgun sequence contains the following coding sequences:
- the LOC103696557 gene encoding LOB domain-containing protein 15-like → MSPARERLDEVGKKIKREPDVPDRKARGHLPGPVGTSNAITPCAACKLLRRRCAHECPFSPYFPPHDPQKFASVHKVFGASNVSKMLMEVPESRRADAANSLVYEANVRLRDPVYGCMGAISELQQQVQALEAELAAVRAEILNYKYRSASATVLPTSHAAALLASSGEVSVAAPPPITTPTAPPAAPAAASSSSMYTAASSSTDYSSIASENVPYFS, encoded by the exons ATGTCCCCAGCAAG GGAGAGGCTTGATGAAGTAGGGAAGAAGATCAAGAGGGAACCCGATGTTCCCGATCGCAAGGCACGCGGTCACCTGCCAGGTCCGGTGGGAACCTCAAACGCCATCACTCCATGCGCCGCTTGCAAGCTCTTGAGACGGCGATGTGCCCACGAATGCCCTTTCTCTCCTTATTTTCCCCCTCACGACCCCCAAAAGTTTGCTTCAGTTCACAAAGTCTTTGGTGCAAGCAACGTGTCAAAGATGCTAATG GAGGTTCCGGAGAGCCGGAGGGCCGACGCGGCCAACAGTCTTGTTTATGAAGCGAATGTGAGGCTGAGGGACCCCGTCTATGGGTGCATGGGGGCAATCTCGGAGTTACAGCAACAGGTCCAGGCCTTGGAGGCGGAGCTCGCAGCGGTCAGAGCTGAGATATTGAATTACAAGTACAGGTCTGCGAGTGCTACCGTCCTTCCTACATCTCATGCTGCTGCTCTTCTAGCCTCCTCTGGGGAGGTCTCGGTCGCCGCACCGCCACCCATCACAACTCCTACGGCCCCTCCTGCAGCACCAGCCGCCGCATCTTCCTCTTCTATGTACACCGCTGCGTCGAGCTCCACGGACTACAGTTCCATCGCCAGTGAAAATGTTCCATACTTCAGCTAA
- the LOC103696558 gene encoding protein NRT1/ PTR FAMILY 5.1-like isoform X2: protein MVLLTMAVSLKSLRPTCTHGVCSKATPSQIAFFFASLYVISIGAGGTKPNISTFGADQFDDFDPDEKKLKLSFFNWWMFSTFMGALIATLGLVYIQENLGWGVGYGIPTGGLMVSLLIFYFGTPNYRHKVRRTESPAKEIFKVCSTAFANRGFELPDDPAALYELEPQHYMIAGKRRVHHTSAFRFLDKAALKEGTKACTVNQVEETKLVFGMSIIWLATLIPNIITAQVGTLFVKQGTTLRRVLGHGFQIPAASLGSFIIISMLLSIPIYDRYFVPFMQRRTGNPRGITLLQRLGIGFGFQVLVTIVASLVELKRMHVIKSHGMNGPKDIVPMSIFWLLPQYILLGVGDVFNAVGLLEFFYDQSPEDMQSLGTTFFTSGIGVGNFLNSLLVTVVDKLTRRGGGKSWIGNNLNDSHLDYYYGFLTAISVINLVVFFWVSIMYNYKKETLEMTEGKALCVQMEGKDVVDAPPSSLG from the exons ATGGTCCTCTTGACAATGGCGGTCTCCCTCAAGTCTCTAAGGCCAACTTGCACCCATGGGGTCTGCAGCAAGGCGACGCCATCTCAGATCGCCTTCTTCTTTGCATCACTCTACGTCATTTCCATCGGAGCTGGGGGGACCAAGCCTAACATATCCACATTCGGCGCGGACCAGTTTGATGACTTCGACCCCGACGAGAAGAAGCTAAAGCTGTCCTTCTTCAACTGGTGGATGTTCAGTACCTTCATGGGGGCCCTCATCGCCACCCTCGGCCTCGTGTACATCCAGGAGAACTTGGGGTGGGGCGTGGGGTACGGCATCCCCACCGGCGGGCTCATGGTCTCCCTCCTCATCTTCTACTTTGGCACGCCGAATTATAGGCACAAGGTTAGGAGGACTGAGAGCCCAGCGAAGGAGATTTTTAAAGTTTGTTCTACCGCTTTCGCTAATCGAGGGTTCGAGCTACCTGATGACCCGGCGGCGCTCTACGAGCTCGAGCCGCAGCATTATATGATCGCCGGAAAGCGGCGAGTGCATCACACTTCAGCTTTCAG GTTTCTAGACAAAGCAGCATTGAAGGAAGGGACCAAAGCCTGCACAGTGAACCAAGTGGAAGAGACTAAGCTGGTGTTTGGCATGAGCATCATCTGGCTCGCCACCCTCATTCCCAACATCATCACGGCCCAGGTCGGCACCCTCTTCGTCAAACAAGGCACCACCCTGCGCCGAGTCCTCGGCCATGGCTTCCAGATCCCCGCCGCATCTCTCGGGAGCTTCATCATCATTTCCATGCTCCTCTCCATTCCCATATACGACCGCTACTTCGTCCCCTTCATGCAGCGCCGCACCGGGAACCCCCGAGGCATCACCCTCCTGCAGCGGCTCGGCATCGGGTTTGGCTTCCAAGTTCTCGTGACAATTGTTGCCTCCCTCGTCGAGCTCAAACGAATGCATGTCATCAAGTCGCACGGTATGAATGGCCCCAAAGACATCGTGCCCATGAGCATCTTCTGGCTGCTGCCTCAGTACATTTTGCTAGGGGTGGGCGACGTCTTCAACGCCGTCGGATTGCTGGAATTCTTCTATGATCAGTCCCCAGAGGACATGCAGAGCTTGGGGACGACGTTCTTTACTAGCGGGATCGGCGTCGGCAACTTTCTCAACAGCCTTTTGGTGACCGTCGTCGATAAGTTGACGAGGAGAGGTGGAGGGAAGAGCTGGATCGGGAACAACTTGAACGACTCGCATCTGGACTACTACTATGGATTTCTGACGGCTATCTCAGTGATCAATCTGGTGGTCTTCTTCTGGGTTTCGATCATGTACAACTACAAGAAGGAGACGTTGGAGATGACGGAGGGGAAGGCGCTGTGCGTCCAGATGGAAGGGAAGGACGTCGTGGATGCGCCCCCAAGTTCTCTAGGTTAG
- the LOC103696561 gene encoding peroxidase 70-like: MAGCSFSMLVLLIAALALASRAQLCPDFYDHVCPEALPAIKAVVERAVAREPRMGASLLRLHFHDCFVNGCDGSILLDDAPGFTGEKTAKPNLNSVRGFDVVDEIKNAVNEACHGNVVSCADILAIAARDSVAALGGPPYMVLLGRRDSRTASLNDANNDIPPPVFNFSQLLSNFRSHGLDLKDLVVLSGGHTIGLARCTSFRDRLYNETNIDRGFASILRNYCPTSGGDDNLASLDATPARFDTAYFNGLLHGRGLLHSDQQLFKRGQGVSDGLVSFYSANPYAFWADFAVSMLKMGNISPLTGNRGEIRMNCRKAN, encoded by the exons ATGGCCGGTTGCAGTTTCTCCATGCTTGTCCTCCTAATAGCTGCATTAGCTCTCGCATCGAGGGCTCAGCTATGCCCCGACTTCTACGACCACGTATGCCCAGAAGCACTGCCCGCCATAAAGGCAGTGGTGGAGAGAGCGGTGGCGCGGGAACCACGCATGGGAGCGTCTTTGCTCCGACTGCACTTCCACGACTGCTTCGTTAAC GGTTGTGATGGATCGATTCTGTTGGATGATGCCCCCGGTTTCACTGGAGAGAAGACCGCGAAACCTAACTTGAACTCCGTGAGGGGATTCGATGTGGTCGACGAGATCAAGAACGCCGTCAACGAAGCATGCCATGGCAATGTTGTGTCGTGTGCGGATATCTTGGCAATTGCAGCTCGTGACTCCGTCGCGGCG TTGGGAGGACCTCCTTATATGGTACTACTAGGAAGAAGAGACTCGAGGACAGCGAGCCTAAATGATGCTAATAATGACATCCCGCCCCCCGTCTTTAACTTCTCTCAGCTCCTCTCCAACTTCCGATCACACGGGCTAGATCTTAAAGATCTAGTGGTTTTATCTGGCGGCCACACGATTGGGCTGGCTCGATGCACAAGCTTTAGGGACAGGCTCTACAACGAGACCAACATCGACCGAGGCTTTGCAAGCATTCTTCGCAACTATTGCCCAACCTCGGGTGGGGATGACAACCTTGCATCGTTGGACGCGACCCCGGCGAGATTCGACACAGCTTACTTCAACGGGTTGCTGCATGGGAGGGGGCTCTTGCACTCGGACCAACAGCTATTCAAGCGTGGTCAGGGTGTAAGCGATGGCTTGGTCAGTTTCTATAGTGCTAACCCCTATGCCTTTTGGGCTGACTTTGCCGTGTCTATGTTGAAGATGGGAAATATTAGTCCACTGACAGGCAACCGGGGCGAGATTCGCATGAATTGCAGGAAAGCGAATTAA
- the LOC103696558 gene encoding protein NRT1/ PTR FAMILY 5.1-like isoform X1, giving the protein MEEKGYTLDGSVDLRGRPVLASQTGRWRACAFLVGYEAFERMAFNGIASNLVVYLTTQLHEDTVSSVRSVNNWSGSVWITPILGAYIADTYFGRFWTFTISALIYVSGMVLLTMAVSLKSLRPTCTHGVCSKATPSQIAFFFASLYVISIGAGGTKPNISTFGADQFDDFDPDEKKLKLSFFNWWMFSTFMGALIATLGLVYIQENLGWGVGYGIPTGGLMVSLLIFYFGTPNYRHKVRRTESPAKEIFKVCSTAFANRGFELPDDPAALYELEPQHYMIAGKRRVHHTSAFRFLDKAALKEGTKACTVNQVEETKLVFGMSIIWLATLIPNIITAQVGTLFVKQGTTLRRVLGHGFQIPAASLGSFIIISMLLSIPIYDRYFVPFMQRRTGNPRGITLLQRLGIGFGFQVLVTIVASLVELKRMHVIKSHGMNGPKDIVPMSIFWLLPQYILLGVGDVFNAVGLLEFFYDQSPEDMQSLGTTFFTSGIGVGNFLNSLLVTVVDKLTRRGGGKSWIGNNLNDSHLDYYYGFLTAISVINLVVFFWVSIMYNYKKETLEMTEGKALCVQMEGKDVVDAPPSSLG; this is encoded by the exons ATGGAAGAGAAGGGCTACACGCTGGATGGCTCTGTTGATCTCCGTGGGCGACCGGTTCTTGCTTCTCAAACCGGCAGGTGGAGAGCGTGTGCCTTCCTAGTAG GCtatgaagcatttgaaaggatGGCCTTCAATGGTATCGCCTCAAATCTGGTGGTTTATTTGACAACCCAACTACACGAGGACACAGTCTCATCAGTGAGGAGCGTTAACAACTGGTCGGGTTCAGTTTGGATCACGCCGATCCTTGGAGCCTACATCGCCGATACCTACTTCGGCCGGTTCTGGACCTTCACAATTTCGGCTCTCATCTACGTCTCA GGCATGGTCCTCTTGACAATGGCGGTCTCCCTCAAGTCTCTAAGGCCAACTTGCACCCATGGGGTCTGCAGCAAGGCGACGCCATCTCAGATCGCCTTCTTCTTTGCATCACTCTACGTCATTTCCATCGGAGCTGGGGGGACCAAGCCTAACATATCCACATTCGGCGCGGACCAGTTTGATGACTTCGACCCCGACGAGAAGAAGCTAAAGCTGTCCTTCTTCAACTGGTGGATGTTCAGTACCTTCATGGGGGCCCTCATCGCCACCCTCGGCCTCGTGTACATCCAGGAGAACTTGGGGTGGGGCGTGGGGTACGGCATCCCCACCGGCGGGCTCATGGTCTCCCTCCTCATCTTCTACTTTGGCACGCCGAATTATAGGCACAAGGTTAGGAGGACTGAGAGCCCAGCGAAGGAGATTTTTAAAGTTTGTTCTACCGCTTTCGCTAATCGAGGGTTCGAGCTACCTGATGACCCGGCGGCGCTCTACGAGCTCGAGCCGCAGCATTATATGATCGCCGGAAAGCGGCGAGTGCATCACACTTCAGCTTTCAG GTTTCTAGACAAAGCAGCATTGAAGGAAGGGACCAAAGCCTGCACAGTGAACCAAGTGGAAGAGACTAAGCTGGTGTTTGGCATGAGCATCATCTGGCTCGCCACCCTCATTCCCAACATCATCACGGCCCAGGTCGGCACCCTCTTCGTCAAACAAGGCACCACCCTGCGCCGAGTCCTCGGCCATGGCTTCCAGATCCCCGCCGCATCTCTCGGGAGCTTCATCATCATTTCCATGCTCCTCTCCATTCCCATATACGACCGCTACTTCGTCCCCTTCATGCAGCGCCGCACCGGGAACCCCCGAGGCATCACCCTCCTGCAGCGGCTCGGCATCGGGTTTGGCTTCCAAGTTCTCGTGACAATTGTTGCCTCCCTCGTCGAGCTCAAACGAATGCATGTCATCAAGTCGCACGGTATGAATGGCCCCAAAGACATCGTGCCCATGAGCATCTTCTGGCTGCTGCCTCAGTACATTTTGCTAGGGGTGGGCGACGTCTTCAACGCCGTCGGATTGCTGGAATTCTTCTATGATCAGTCCCCAGAGGACATGCAGAGCTTGGGGACGACGTTCTTTACTAGCGGGATCGGCGTCGGCAACTTTCTCAACAGCCTTTTGGTGACCGTCGTCGATAAGTTGACGAGGAGAGGTGGAGGGAAGAGCTGGATCGGGAACAACTTGAACGACTCGCATCTGGACTACTACTATGGATTTCTGACGGCTATCTCAGTGATCAATCTGGTGGTCTTCTTCTGGGTTTCGATCATGTACAACTACAAGAAGGAGACGTTGGAGATGACGGAGGGGAAGGCGCTGTGCGTCCAGATGGAAGGGAAGGACGTCGTGGATGCGCCCCCAAGTTCTCTAGGTTAG